The window AACGCCATGGGTTCAGATTGGGCCGGGTATGAGGGGGGTTGTCCTTAATTTTGGCGCTGTTCAGAAGACTGTACTTGGAGAAGGACTGCATTTCAGGATACCTCTAGTGCAGAATGTTGCCATAGTGGATGTAAAGGTTCAGAAATCTTTGACAAGCGCAGCTGCTTCATCGTCCAACCTTCAGGAAGTGAGTTCGGAAGTTGCCCTTAACTATCATATAATTCCAGATAAGGCAAATCTTGTCTATCAGTCCATCGGCGTAGAATTTAAAGAGCGCATCATAGATCCTGCAGTGCAGGAAGTGGTAAAAGCTGTGACAGCCAACTATTCAGCAGAAGAGCTTATCACAAAGAGGCCGTTGGTAAGCGAAGCAATGAGAGCAAACCTTGCCGAAAGACTCATGCCTTACAATATAGCGGTTGATGCGTTTTCTATAGTTGGCTTTAACTTCTCCAAAATATATTTGGAAGCTATTGAGTCAAAGCAGACAGCAGAACAACTTGCTTTGAAGGCAAAAAGAGACTTAGAGAGGATAAAGATAGAAGCAGAACAGAAAATTACGTCAGCAAGAGCAGAGGCCGAATCCCTGAGACTCCAGAGAGCGAATATTTCGACTGACCTTATAGAGCTGAGAAAAATAGAAGCAAATCTTAAGGCGATAGATAAATGGAACGGAATACTGCCCCAGGTTACAGGCAGCGGGGCAATACCATTTATTGGAGTGGGTGATATACAGGGTAAAATGAACGAATAATCATAAGAATTAGAAAATCCAATTGGTTAGATATGTTATTCTGCTTACTATTGCGGGTATTATAGGCAGTATTATATCCAGAAAAAAAGGGTATAATCCTGTTTTGTGGTTCTTACTGTGTGCAATTGTTCCATTACTTATTGTGATTCTCGCAGTACTTCCAGCCAGAGTGTCTGCGGGCTATACTAAAAAATGTCGCTACTGTGCAGAAATCATTAAAGAAGACGCAATAATTTGTAAACACTGTAGCAGAGAACAACCCATTGATGCAACATAAGTCAATGCAATTTTAACAAGCGCAAGTTTATATGGAAAATATAACGGAGGGACAATGGAAGATTTAGGCGGTTTTTTACCGCTAATAATGATTTTTTTTATTTTCTATTTTTTAATGATAAGGCCGCAACAGAGGAAGGAAAAAGAACGAAAAAAAATGATTGCTGCTTTAAAGAAAGGTGATAAGGTGGTAACCGCAGGCGGTATTTATGGTACTGTAACCGGTATAAAAATTGATATAGTTGAACTTAAAATAGATGACAATGCAAAAATACAATTAAAAAAGTCTGCTATCAGCCAGGTTATTGCGGACAATAAACCTGATTCATCTTCTTTACAAACAAATGATCAAAATAAACAAGGAACAGAAAAGAAATGTTAACATCAACTTGGATTATTTTCAATGTATTTGTTGTGATTATGCTGATGCTGGACCTGGGTGTGTTTCATAAAGGAAACCGGGCCATAAGCATAAAGGAGTCATTGGTATGGAGTATAATCTGGATAGCGGTGGCTTTGGTATTTAATGGCGGATTATATTATTTTAAAGGAAGTGAGAAAGCTCTTGAGTTTTTGACCGTTTATATCGTTGAACGGTCTCTAAGTGTAGATAATATATTTGTATTCCTGCTTGTTTTCTCTTATTTTGGAGTTAAAGCTGAGTACCAGTATAAAATACTTTTCTGGGGAATAATCGGTGCACTTGTGATGAGAGCGGTTTTTATTGTTGCAGGAGTTGCCTTGATAGCCAAGTTTCACTGGATGATATATTTATTCGGTGGATTGCTTGTTTATATAGGAGTCAAGATGTGGTTTGAAGAGAACAAGGAAATACATCCGGAAAATAATATTGTGTTAAAAGTGTTTAAAAAGATATTCCCGGTATCTGACGAATATGTAAACGGCAGTTTTTTTGTAAAAAGTAACGGCAAATGCCTTGTGACGCCTCTTTTTCTTGTGCTTTTAGTTATAGAAACAACCGATATTATTTTTGCGGTTGATTCTATTCCTGCAGCTCTTGCTATTTCAACGGATTCTTTCATTATCTACTCCGCCAATGTATTTGCGATACTCGGGTTGCGCGCTCTTTACTTCGCTTTAGCGGGCTGTATGCAGATGTTCAAATATCTTCAGTACGGGCTTTCATTGGTGCTTTCTTTTGTAGGTGTTAAGATGATTCTTGCTGATGTTTATAAAATATCGATAACTGCTTCACTTGGATTCATAGCGGTAGTGCTAAGTATTTCAGTTATTCTTTCGTTTATTGGAAATAAAAAAACGGGGCAGGGAAAAACAGGAAATGATTAGCAAAAATCCTGATGGAGTGTGTCCATAAATACATATTTCAGCATTCGTTCATCCTACGGCAGTAATTATCGGAAACGTAAAAATAGGAAAACAGGTTTTTGTCGGGCCCGATGCTGTAATCAGGGCGGATGAACCAAAAAGTTCGATATTTATCGGAGCTAACTGCAATGTCCAGGACAGGGTTATTGTTCATGCGTTGCAGAATACTTCAGTTTATGTAGATAATAACTCTTCCTTGTCTCATGGCTGTATTGTTCATGGACCATGTAAAATAGGTAAAAAATGTTCCTGCTTATGCAGTTGACACCAGTAACTACAATATGTAGTATATAGGGGTATGGAAAACTACCCACGAAATATCATGGACTTTGAAAAACGATTTAATTCTGAAGAAGCATGTGTTCAACATCTTAATTATTATTTGGATGAATTTACGTTTCGTT of the Elusimicrobiota bacterium genome contains:
- a CDS encoding prohibitin family protein is translated as MYEDDINESINRAKEKIQSAMKKGSMRFVIIGIGILVFFMYLTPWVQIGPGMRGVVLNFGAVQKTVLGEGLHFRIPLVQNVAIVDVKVQKSLTSAAASSSNLQEVSSEVALNYHIIPDKANLVYQSIGVEFKERIIDPAVQEVVKAVTANYSAEELITKRPLVSEAMRANLAERLMPYNIAVDAFSIVGFNFSKIYLEAIESKQTAEQLALKAKRDLERIKIEAEQKITSARAEAESLRLQRANISTDLIELRKIEANLKAIDKWNGILPQVTGSGAIPFIGVGDIQGKMNE
- the yajC gene encoding preprotein translocase subunit YajC — encoded protein: MEDLGGFLPLIMIFFIFYFLMIRPQQRKEKERKKMIAALKKGDKVVTAGGIYGTVTGIKIDIVELKIDDNAKIQLKKSAISQVIADNKPDSSSLQTNDQNKQGTEKKC
- a CDS encoding TerC family protein, coding for MLTSTWIIFNVFVVIMLMLDLGVFHKGNRAISIKESLVWSIIWIAVALVFNGGLYYFKGSEKALEFLTVYIVERSLSVDNIFVFLLVFSYFGVKAEYQYKILFWGIIGALVMRAVFIVAGVALIAKFHWMIYLFGGLLVYIGVKMWFEENKEIHPENNIVLKVFKKIFPVSDEYVNGSFFVKSNGKCLVTPLFLVLLVIETTDIIFAVDSIPAALAISTDSFIIYSANVFAILGLRALYFALAGCMQMFKYLQYGLSLVLSFVGVKMILADVYKISITASLGFIAVVLSISVILSFIGNKKTGQGKTGND